The following coding sequences lie in one Spinacia oleracea cultivar Varoflay chromosome 1, BTI_SOV_V1, whole genome shotgun sequence genomic window:
- the LOC110801383 gene encoding U-box domain-containing protein 14 produces MELEIKRRTTKSLITKLTSVSDQTRIAALCELRSLTKNDPEIRPIIAEEDEGAAISLLAETLYSPSPLAQENAAATLLNLSISCKNSLISTRGVLDSLSYTLSNHRTHPPAAVQSAAAAIYSLSVEEGYRSVIGGKRDIVYSLIDVVGFRESSSRSIKDGLKALFGLSLCPANRSLMVEFRAVEALFSVVVRDGRIGVIEDTTAVIAQIAACVESVEAFRKASGVRVLVDLLNPETGSSSRIKENAVSGLLNLVKIGGEEVGEEIREVGLGLVFDGLGEVVDSGSDKGKKRAQALMKILEDGMSISLKDANDSGSDLYSGPLSDNSNSFSY; encoded by the coding sequence ATGGAACTCGAAATAAAACGACGTACAACGAAATCCCTGATCACAAAGCTAACTTCAGTATCAGATCAAACCCGAATTGCAGCACTATGTGAGCTCCGATCACTCACCAAAAACGACCCAGAAATCCGACCCATCATCGCGGAAGAAGACGAAGGTGCAGCAATCTCTCTCCTCGCAGAAACCCTCTACTCTCCCTCGCCATTAGCTCAAGAGAACGCTGCCGCAACTCTCTTAAACCTCTCTATCTCCTGTAAAAACTCCCTCATCTCCACCCGCGGCGTCCTCGATTCTCTCTCTTATACTCTCTCTAACCACCGTACTCACCCACCTGCCGCCGTCCAATCCGCCGCTGCCGCGATTTATAGTCTCTCTGTTGAGGAGGGTTACCGCTCTGTGATTGGGGGTAAGAGGGATATTGTGTATTCTTTAATTGATGTAGTAGGGTTTCGGGAATCGTCGTCGCGGTCCATTAAAGATGGGTTGAAAGCGCTTTTTGGGTTGTCTTTGTGTCCTGCGAATCGGAGTTTGATGGTGGAGTTTAGGGCTGTTGAAGCTCTTTTTAGTGTCGTAGTGAGAGATGGGAGAATTGGAGTGATAGAGGATACAACAGCAGTGATTGCGCAGATTGCTGCTTGTGTAGAGAGTGTTGAGGCGTTCCGGAAGGCATCTGGGGTTCGGGTATTGGTTGATTTGTTGAACCCGGAAACGGGTTCGAGCTCGAGGATCAAAGAGAATGCTGTATCTGGGTTGTTAAATTTGGTGAAGATTGGTGGGGAGGAGGTTGGAGAGGAGATTAGGGAGGTAGGTTTGGGGTTGGTGTTTGATGGGTTAGGGGAAGTGGTTGACAGTGGGAGTGATAAAGGGAAGAAAAGAGCTCAAGCTTTGATGAAGATTCTTGAGGATGGTATGAGTATTAGTCTCAAGGATGCCAATGATTCGGGTTCGGATTTGTATTCTGGTCCTTTATCAGataattcgaattcgttttccTATTAA
- the LOC130463864 gene encoding uncharacterized protein, whose product MPPPKNLLHFMPLPGQKLKSVVVAEPPPVDQPLAEEDTIPSPLKPSAALGIEIQDITKVMEAIEADLVPGSDVPIVAEQKEESADVSLEREKSPDKEMVDLTEAHIEVPEAEKEVPSAEEEQTKQGLTRKRRHSTLGSTSTSSLDRLIHADPCSDVPLKRIPEEVREAMARYARAPVLGENPMAHVGSLVGPEAARENLLRANPQWRVPGAEERNPAMMAQYYLNEAVFWSSFASECSSVEERQLRRYQEAYARDIPVLDQKAGRLMAEMVEIKQLYLQYSREAREAAEQIGAEVGKLTFQVEEDAEKIASFDRERREMAAKFASELEEKDSLLKEMTSKFEAAIKQRQEAEARLQQFIKHREIVQNQADKVPVLQLKIREKDAAIRKLEQERVDLYTADQCREQYWNGILGARRMFAKHMPHFPWNEKVPLWMRAQDHLVECQADRDEAEAERQAALAEARAQKAASEGDTTAGGSSKDAPLGDAPETPKS is encoded by the exons atgcctcctcccaaaaatctccttcacttcatgcccttgccagggcagaagttgaagagtgtggtggttgcggaaccgcctcccgtggaccaaccgttggctgaggaagataccatcccctctccgctgaagccgtctgctgctttagggatcgagatccaggatataaccaaggtgatggaggcaattgaagccgaccttgttcctggctcggatgtccctattgtggccgagcagaaggaagaatctgctgacgtttctctcgaaagggagaaaagtccagataaggagatggtggatctcaccgaagctcacatagaggttcccgaagctgagaaggaggtcccttctgctgaggaggagcaaaccaagcagggtctgacgaggaagaggcgccactcgaccttgggctctacttcgacctcgtccctggatagactgatccacgctgacccttgctcggatgttccgctgaaacggatccccgaggaggtaagggaggcgatggctcgctatgctagagccccggttttgggggagaaccccatggctcacgtgggatctttggtgggtcccgaagctgcacgggagaatcttcttcgggccaacccgcagtggagggttcctggagctgaggagaggaacccagctatgatggcccaatattatctgaatgag gctgttttctggtcctcgttcgcttccgagtgtagctcggttgaggagaggcaactgaggaggtatcaggaggcttatgctcgtgatatccctgtcttggaccagaaggctgggcggctcatggccgagatggtggagatcaagcaactgtaccttcagtacagtcgtgaggctagggaAGCGGCGGAacagatcggggccgaagttgggaagctcactttccaggttgaagaggatgctgaaaagatagcttccttcgacagggagaggagagaaatggctgccaagtttgcgagcgaacttgaagaaaaagacagtcttctcaaggagatgacgtctaaatttgaggcggccattaagcagaggcaggaagcggaggcgaggcttcagcagtttATCAAGCACCGGGAGATTGTTCAgaatcaagctgacaaggtgcccgttctccagctgaagatccgagagaaggatgctgccattcggaagttggagcaagagagagttgacctctacactgctgatcagtgtagggagcaatactggaatggcatcctgggtgctcggcggatgttcgcgaagcatatgcctcatttcccttggaatgagaaggttccgctctggatgagggcccaggatcacttggtggagtgccaggccgatcgagacgaagctgaagctgaacgccaagctgctcttgcagaggctcgggcccagaaggcggcttccgaaggtgatactactgctgggggttcttcgaaggatgctcctctgggggatgctcctgagactcccaagagttag